Within Dictyostelium discoideum AX4 chromosome 4 chromosome, whole genome shotgun sequence, the genomic segment TGATAAACCCATTTCATATCGAAACCACCATTCAATGAAAGTGACATTTTACTTGTGATTGAACTAGTTGACATGTTACTACCCTCATTTCTACCATCTTCAGATGGCGGTTTAAAGATCATTGAAGTGTTGCAATCGAAATGCCATTTTTCATTGATTGCCTCTTCAGTGACAGCTGtcacaccaccaccaccactaccaccaccaccttgACCTGAACCAATTGGGTCAACTACATTTGATGGTACTTCACTTGATAGTATTGGTGAAGATAAATTACTAGCACTggttaaatcaaaatcacaATTAATATCAAGATTTGGAAATTCAGAATTaccatcattaaaattatttgatgaaacACTAATATTGAaatcttttgaatttgatactatttgatgatgaagatgctGATGatgtggtgatggtggtggatgtaattgttgttgtgattttgaatgatttaaatcaataatattaagaTTAGTATGATCTaatgaatgaattaaatttgacATATTTGGCATTGAACAGGTTgtagtggtggttgtggtggtggtggtggttgtggagGTGATTGAAATGATATTGGATTGATTAATCAATGTTTTCTTTATACCACTTGTATTTATAGTTACAATACCATCAGAGCTTTGAATGAGCGATCTGTCATAGAACTGATTTAAACTAACGTCATTACAAGAGGCAACTTTTGGAATGAATTTCTCAATGTATTCTTTAAATGTTTGTTTCTCTTCCAAGAATTTCgtatttggtttattattattatactttCTACAATGAATCATATAGTCATTGTAACAATCGATAAAGGTGGTCATATTCTTAAGATGAACTGCAATATCTTTGAAATCCTCTCTAAAGAATCTATTATCTTGATAGGTGGTAATCTCTGAACTCGTCTTATTAATATACTCAACCCAATTTGACAATACAGTCTCTTCACAACGAATCATTGCTAAACGTGGTCCCTCTGGTCCACCAAACCAATCAATATACTCTTTAACTTCACCTCTACAAAATTCTGAAATTTGTTCAACTTGTTTAATAAATGGATCTGCAAGATTAAATGATGcattataatttttcatttgttttaCCCATTCTTCTGCCATTTCTGGTGAAACTCTATCTGGtaaaattactatttttaaaaaaatatattagttataaatatatatatatatatattaataaataatatataaatatatatatatattaataaataatataaatatatttgtaATACATACATGGATTTGTTAAAACTTCTCTAAACTTTTTAACTTTAGTTAAAACTACAACTGTACAACCAAgtttatcaatatcaattttttcaagTGATCTAATTCTTGCGATGAGTAAAGTTAAGAATTGTTTCATTGAACTCTCATCTTTTGCTTTTACAATGTATGTTCTATGTTTATGAGAGATTTGAAACATTAAGGGTGCGATCTCTTTGGTGTCATCTGGATTACAAtccattaaatttatataaccTTGTGGTTCTTGTTTATCGTCTGGTTTGAGTGATGATTTACCAagtttataatataatatatagtTTCTATGAAGTGCAAAATAACGATCTAAAAATCCTTTACCATTTCCACCTGCTTTCTTCATTATTGATGAATATGATACATCtcctttaattttttcatattcaaataattcctattatataaaaaaaaaaaaaataaaaaaaaataaatgttaatACATAATGCATgtgtatgtattttttttttttattatttttgtacTTACTAAAAGCTCTTTCTTTCTCTCTGTTTTccccatttttttaattttaaaaaatatatatatttatatatatatattttatttatttacttaaAAAAGAGTATGTGGGTGTGCGCGtctatttgtattttttttaaaattgattaatatttatagttgaagagaaaaaaaaaaaaatacaatcaAATGTAATGctttaatttacaaataaaatatttctttctttctttctttcttttttttttttttttttttggtatatGTACAATTTTTTgtgttatttattattaataaataaataaaaaaaaaaaaaaaattttataaagtaaaaaaaaaaaaaaaactaaatattaccttttttaaaagtggaaaaaaaaaattaaaaaaaaaaaggtttttaaaaagaatggtTGTGATTTAACTATATTCGTAAAAATGTGTGATTTATGTAAAATAACCTAAATagaaaacaacaaaattttgttgtttttttttattttgatttttattattttttttttttttaaaagaaaaaaagcaCCAAGATATTTTTTCGGTGATTTGGTCCGagcaaaaaattttattttattttatttttttatttatttattaaaaatacaacaaTATATTACAAAAATTGAGAATTGAAGATGATTCTTCTCTGtctctctctttttttttttttttttttttctaaaataatttttttggttcggacaaaaaaaaaaaagaataaaaataaaaataaaaataaaaaaaaaaataaataataaaattttttttttgataataaataaaaataaaaataaaaataaaaataaaaatattaaaagtgaTATTGGTTAAAACAAAGGTAGAGGTTGTGTTGTGTTATCgatgagaaaaaaaaaaaaaaaaaaaaaaaaaaataaaataaaaaaaaaattatatttgtgtttttttttttttgtttttttttattattttttttatttttttatttttttttttttttttgtcagtTATGATTTTGGGAGggcatatttttttttttttttgatacaATTatgatatattttttttttttttttttttttttttttttttttttttttttttttttttNNNNNNNNNNNNNNNNNNNNNNNNNNNNNNNNNNNNNNNNNNNNNNNNNNNNNNNNNNNNNNNNNNNNNNNNNNNNNNNNNNNNNNNNNNNNNNNNNNNNaattttttttttttttttggccgGTTAAAATTTGGGGGggggaaattttttttttttttttaaccaataaaaaaaaaaaagatttttatggttatttttttttttttttttttttttttttttttttgtgtgatGGGTTGcttggttttaattttggaaagaaaaaaaaaaaaaaaaaaaaaaaaaaaaataatatgcaACCTCTTTAAGGTGAAAATCAACCTAAATTATTTCTAGTACTACTAGTAGTACTCTATATTACTGCCAtacttaataaaaattttttatatgattgattgattgattgatatATTATCTATTAGAGAGTGTGTGGTGGTGTTTTTGTGTGTGTGAGTGTGTGTGTTACCTCAAATCATCATTTTGAGGTGCAACACCTTTAACCTTAGCAAAAAAGCTGCGATTTGGTCATAAAatccttttaaaaaaataccaaaCAAAGGAagatcttaaaaaaaaaaaaaaaaaaaaaactggaaaaaaaaaaaaaaataataaataattaaataaataaataacccGCGTCAAATTAACTAGTTTTTACAAAtattctaaaataaaaaaatattacacACATTCCTTTAAACAACATCATGATGGTGTACAAAATATTGGTTTCCTAAATATTAAGAAGAAACAAACATCAAGCTCCCCACCACTAATTATGGAGTGGGAccccatttttaaaatgcaATCACAATACTGCACAGATTGTACAacagtttttgattttttttttttagtattctttattttattattttttatttgtgagataatgatgatgatgaacttACTCTCTATAAATACCAAAACTGagaaaatattttagatgagatatcataataaaaaaaaaaaaaaaaaaaaaaaaaaaaaaaaaaaaaaaaaaaaaaaaaaaaaaaatattaatattataaaaaaaaataataataataaaaaaaaaaaataattaatagaataaaaataataataaaaaattgatcatatcaaatttgataataaaaaaaaaaaataaacaaaacaaaaataaaaaattattattattattaatgtggtaaaataaataaataaataaaaatttaataaattatttcaatttatgataatatcaataataaaacattagtgataataattattcaatggaaaaaaataaaattgatttctatttttaacttCACCACCTCGATTTGATTTGGTTTgctctgaaaaaaaaaaaaaaaccaaaaaatgaaaaattaaagtgcataaataaaaaaaaaaaaaattacttgCACAAGTGCACCAcgctaatttcttttaaaaaaaaaaataaataaaaaaataaaaaataattaaatttgatatcaacaacaacaaattattattattattgttattattattattattattattattattattattattattattattattattattattattattattattattattattattattattattattaaaattattattaaaattattattattattattattattcatttttttatttatttttttaatataaaaagatACACACATACTCACACtaaaaaaacacacaaaaACATTTTCAGTTGAGAGTGTTAACTTTGTTgtgatattattttcatattttttttatcataaatgaaataataaaaagctCACTGCTTAAACGTTTCtagatattaaaataaaaaaaataaaaaaatttaa encodes:
- the dagA gene encoding PH domain-containing protein — its product is MGKTERKKELLELFEYEKIKGDVSYSSIMKKAGGNGKGFLDRYFALHRNYILYYKLGKSSLKPDDKQEPQGYINLMDCNPDDTKEIAPLMFQISHKHRTYIVKAKDESSMKQFLTLLIARIRSLEKIDIDKLGCTVVVLTKVKKFREVLTNPLILPDRVSPEMAEEWVKQMKNYNASFNLADPFIKQVEQISEFCRGEVKEYIDWFGGPEGPRLAMIRCEETVLSNWVEYINKTSSEITTYQDNRFFREDFKDIAVHLKNMTTFIDCYNDYMIHCRKYNNNKPNTKFLEEKQTFKEYIEKFIPKVASCNDVSLNQFYDRSLIQSSDGIVTINTSGIKKTLINQSNIISITSTTTTTTTTTTTTCSMPNMSNLIHSLDHTNLNIIDLNHSKSQQQLHPPPSPHHQHLHHQIVSNSKDFNISVSSNNFNDGNSEFPNLDINCDFDLTSASNLSSPILSSEVPSNVVDPIGSGQGGGGSGGGGVTAVTEEAINEKWHFDCNTSMIFKPPSEDGRNEGSNMSTSSITSKMSLSLNGGFDMKWVYQCGYFKSKNMGSISWNGKHWCWSHPRTSYKIKYIWDPTKQSFLNIPFKSRVGATGGGSVPSSQSTNNLQSSTSSMSSLSSSSTSTTKRSHPTTLYPDYQFKDNLLTPIIIEGRHQPSLTLIDSPLTIPNACLLTIAMTQYIQDALIHLSLGPKVLSSK